One part of the Desulfonema ishimotonii genome encodes these proteins:
- a CDS encoding ABC transporter ATP-binding protein has protein sequence MNNALLTLKNLVKHFDISGGLLEQISFSGGKFTRKKTTVKAVNNVSFSITSGEIFSVVGESGCGKSTLARTVMGLYPPNSGEIYYGKNRIDHLSPKQMLPYRSRMQMIFQDPYASLNPRMTVRQTLEEPVFFHNSAISGSEVRDRVAAVMEQVGVDPRWSGRYPHEFSGGQRQRISIARALMVDPEFIVADEPISALDVSIQAQILNLLMDAREERGLTYMFITHDLSVVAHISSRVAVMYLGNLCELATGRALFDTPRHPYTQALLSAIPRLGQKKQAHIRLRGEVPTPIRLPSGCVFHGRCTYANERCAEEVPVLTQLDSGACVACHGVEEGRL, from the coding sequence ATGAACAACGCACTTTTAACGCTTAAAAATCTTGTAAAGCATTTTGATATCTCCGGCGGCCTGCTGGAACAGATTTCATTCTCCGGGGGAAAATTCACCCGGAAAAAGACGACGGTAAAGGCAGTCAATAACGTCAGCTTCTCCATCACCTCCGGCGAAATCTTCAGCGTAGTCGGGGAGAGCGGCTGCGGCAAATCGACCCTGGCGCGGACCGTCATGGGCCTTTACCCGCCCAACAGCGGTGAGATCTATTACGGCAAAAACCGGATCGACCACCTGTCGCCGAAGCAGATGCTGCCCTACCGGTCCCGGATGCAGATGATCTTTCAGGACCCCTATGCCTCCCTCAACCCCAGGATGACGGTCCGTCAGACGCTGGAGGAGCCGGTGTTTTTTCACAACAGCGCCATTTCCGGCAGCGAGGTCAGAGACAGGGTGGCGGCGGTGATGGAGCAGGTGGGCGTTGATCCCCGGTGGTCGGGACGGTATCCCCATGAATTTTCCGGGGGACAGCGTCAGCGCATCAGCATCGCCAGAGCGCTGATGGTGGACCCGGAGTTTATCGTGGCGGACGAGCCGATTTCAGCCCTGGACGTCTCCATTCAGGCCCAGATTCTGAACCTGCTCATGGACGCCCGTGAGGAGCGCGGGCTGACCTACATGTTCATCACCCACGATCTCTCCGTGGTGGCCCACATCAGCTCCCGCGTGGCGGTCATGTACCTGGGCAACCTGTGTGAGCTGGCGACGGGCAGAGCGCTTTTCGATACCCCCCGGCATCCCTATACCCAGGCCCTGCTCAGCGCCATCCCCCGGCTGGGACAGAAAAAACAGGCGCATATCCGGCTCAGAGGCGAGGTGCCGACGCCGATCCGGCTGCCGTCCGGGTGCGTCTTTCATGGGCGTTGCACCTATGCCAATGAGAGATGTGCCGAGGAAGTGCCCGTCCTGACGCAACTGGACTCCGGGGCCTGTGTGGCCTGTCACGGGGTGGAGGAGGGACGGCTTTAA
- a CDS encoding ketopantoate reductase family protein, whose amino-acid sequence MRIVIIGAGAMGSLFGAMLSSVSEICLVDPFEAHVRAIREKGLVVEQADGTSETFRLSATTEPSEIAAGADLAIIFTKSWLTSAAAETARSLLGKSGVALTLQNGVGNLDAIAEVLGRNRSVAGVTSHGGTLLGPGRVRHAGRGPTFIAGASPDISLLSDIAGTFGAAGIQTEISDNLDSLIWGKLIINVGINALAATLRVPNGILGITPACEPMMRRAVDEAVTVADALGIELPYDNPLAHVKQVCEMTAANRASMLQDVLRGARTEVGVINRAIVRRGEALGIPTPYNLFLSEVIEALEATSAERCL is encoded by the coding sequence ATGCGAATTGTGATTATCGGAGCCGGGGCCATGGGCTCCCTGTTCGGGGCCATGCTCTCATCGGTCTCGGAAATTTGTCTTGTCGATCCGTTCGAGGCCCATGTCCGGGCCATCCGGGAAAAGGGGTTGGTTGTGGAGCAGGCGGACGGCACTTCGGAAACCTTCCGGCTGTCTGCCACGACAGAGCCTTCTGAGATCGCGGCGGGTGCGGATCTGGCGATTATCTTTACCAAATCCTGGCTGACATCGGCAGCGGCGGAAACCGCCCGGTCGCTCCTGGGAAAGAGCGGTGTCGCCCTGACCCTGCAAAACGGCGTGGGCAACCTGGATGCCATTGCGGAGGTGTTGGGCAGAAACCGCTCGGTCGCGGGTGTGACCTCTCACGGCGGCACCCTGCTGGGACCGGGCCGCGTCCGCCATGCCGGCAGGGGACCGACCTTCATTGCGGGGGCATCGCCGGATATTTCCCTCTTATCCGATATCGCCGGAACATTCGGGGCGGCGGGCATTCAGACGGAAATTTCCGATAACCTGGACAGCCTGATCTGGGGAAAGCTGATTATCAATGTGGGGATTAACGCCCTGGCGGCCACGCTCAGGGTGCCCAACGGCATACTGGGCATCACCCCGGCATGTGAGCCGATGATGCGCCGGGCCGTTGACGAAGCGGTCACGGTGGCCGACGCTCTGGGCATCGAACTGCCGTATGACAACCCGCTGGCCCATGTGAAACAGGTCTGCGAGATGACCGCCGCCAACCGGGCCAGCATGTTGCAGGATGTGCTGCGGGGGGCGCGGACCGAGGTGGGCGTGATTAACCGGGCCATTGTCAGAAGGGGGGAAGCCCTGGGCATTCCGACCCCGTACAACCTGTTTCTGTCGGAGGTGATCGAGGCGCTGGAGGCGACATCGGCAGAGCGCTGTCTCTGA
- a CDS encoding ABC transporter ATP-binding protein gives MEYLLEVKDLEVRFALRFGDLTAIDGVSFTLDRGERLGLVGESGAGKSVTGFAIINLISKPGHISGGEILFEGRALNRLSDEEMRHIRGNRISMIFQDPMMTLNPVLTIGTQMVETLHAHRNISKEEAEAIALEKLKKVYIPSPEKRLKQYPHEFSGGMRQRIVIAIALLTDPALIIADEPTTALDVTIQAEIMDLLLELCESEEMGLILITHDLGVVSQVTQKIAVMYAGKIVEAGPTEAIVHNARHPYTQGLIRALPGSLRQGARLNQIPGVMPSLTDMPSGCAFHPRCEVRVDLCDKEIPPLTDIEDHQRRVACHLVK, from the coding sequence ATGGAATACCTACTGGAAGTCAAAGACCTGGAGGTCCGGTTCGCGCTGCGGTTCGGCGATCTGACGGCCATTGACGGCGTCAGCTTCACCCTGGACAGGGGAGAGCGCCTCGGCCTGGTGGGCGAAAGCGGGGCAGGCAAATCGGTGACCGGCTTTGCCATCATCAACCTCATCAGCAAACCGGGGCATATCTCCGGGGGGGAGATTCTCTTCGAGGGCCGTGCCCTCAACCGCCTGTCCGATGAGGAGATGCGCCATATCCGGGGCAACCGCATCAGCATGATTTTTCAGGACCCCATGATGACCCTCAATCCGGTTCTGACCATCGGCACACAGATGGTGGAAACCCTTCATGCCCACCGGAACATTTCAAAGGAAGAGGCCGAGGCCATTGCGCTGGAAAAGCTGAAAAAGGTCTACATCCCCTCACCGGAAAAGCGCCTGAAACAGTATCCCCACGAGTTTTCCGGCGGGATGCGCCAGCGGATCGTCATTGCCATTGCCCTGCTGACCGACCCGGCCCTGATCATTGCGGATGAGCCGACCACAGCCCTGGATGTGACCATACAGGCCGAGATCATGGACCTGCTTCTGGAGCTTTGCGAGTCCGAAGAGATGGGGCTGATCCTCATCACCCACGATCTGGGCGTTGTCTCCCAGGTCACCCAGAAAATTGCGGTGATGTATGCGGGAAAAATCGTCGAAGCCGGGCCAACCGAGGCCATTGTTCACAATGCGCGCCATCCCTATACCCAGGGGCTGATCCGGGCGCTTCCCGGCAGCCTGAGGCAGGGGGCGCGGCTCAATCAGATCCCCGGCGTCATGCCGAGCCTGACCGACATGCCGTCCGGCTGCGCCTTCCACCCCCGCTGTGAGGTCCGCGTGGACCTGTGCGACAAAGAGATCCCGCCGCTGACCGACATCGAAGATCATCAGCGCCGGGTGGCCTGCCATCTGGTCAAATAA
- a CDS encoding reverse transcriptase N-terminal domain-containing protein, whose product MAEQHIDGLLSSAYGWNAINWQTAIGIVKRLQARIVKAVKAGDKSKVCGLQRLLRQLPDASRHLIKA is encoded by the coding sequence ATGGCTGAACAGCACATTGACGGCCTCCTGAGCAGCGCCTATGGCTGGAACGCCATTAACTGGCAGACCGCCATCGGCATTGTAAAACGCCTGCAGGCCCGTATCGTGAAGGCAGTAAAAGCAGGAGACAAAAGCAAAGTCTGCGGACTGCAACGGCTCCTGCGGCAACTGCCGGATGCTTCACGGCATCTTATCAAGGCCTGA
- a CDS encoding SEC-C metal-binding domain-containing protein, translated as MRENNYTPPVSKLLTYGNPRKFKGWPTYANLGITAADIPELIRMATDERLFESDDDAPDEIWAPVHAWRALGQLNAAEAIVPLTDIFWYADEEDDWVVHEMPVVFGMIGPEAIPYLEAYAELREHGIEPRMVAISCINMIGEKHPDARDTCVAALTRLLENFMENPPEMNGSVIWGLIDLRATEALPVIREAYGHDRVDFIVAGDIEDVEIEMGVREKRETEASYPGILDQYPGLADKLSQVTGKKKKIGRNEPCPCGSGKKYKKCCLGKREF; from the coding sequence ATGCGTGAAAACAACTACACCCCGCCAGTCAGCAAACTGCTCACCTATGGCAATCCCCGGAAGTTCAAAGGATGGCCGACCTATGCGAACCTCGGTATTACAGCGGCAGATATCCCTGAACTGATCCGCATGGCAACGGATGAACGCCTTTTCGAGTCGGATGATGATGCGCCAGATGAAATCTGGGCGCCGGTTCACGCCTGGCGGGCGCTGGGACAGCTGAACGCCGCAGAGGCGATTGTGCCGTTAACGGATATATTCTGGTACGCCGATGAAGAAGACGATTGGGTGGTTCACGAAATGCCGGTGGTTTTCGGGATGATCGGACCGGAAGCCATTCCGTATCTTGAAGCTTATGCCGAACTCAGGGAACATGGCATTGAGCCGCGCATGGTCGCCATCAGCTGTATCAACATGATCGGCGAAAAGCACCCCGATGCCCGTGACACATGTGTGGCCGCCCTCACACGGCTGCTGGAAAATTTTATGGAAAACCCGCCTGAAATGAACGGCTCTGTCATATGGGGACTGATTGATCTCCGGGCCACGGAAGCCCTCCCGGTCATCCGGGAAGCCTATGGACATGACCGGGTGGATTTTATAGTGGCCGGGGACATCGAGGATGTTGAGATCGAGATGGGCGTCAGGGAGAAGCGGGAAACCGAGGCCTCCTATCCGGGGATTCTGGACCAGTATCCGGGCCTTGCCGATAAGCTGAGTCAGGTCACCGGAAAAAAGAAGAAGATCGGTCGGAATGAACCCTGCCCCTGCGGCAGCGGCAAGAAGTACAAAAAATGCTGTCTCGGTAAAAGGGAATTTTAG
- a CDS encoding transporter substrate-binding domain-containing protein, translating to MKFLKRTLISFVISSLLITASALAAEKSLLDTISERGYLLVGTTGDYKPFSYLNPETKAYEGHDIDAARKLGEALGVETRFVATTWKTLTRGLLEGKYDVAMCGITRTLSRQKVVGLTASYIRVGKSPLIRKADKERFKTLADIDQAGVKIGVNPGGTNEKFVRANIRQAEIIVVPKNLDIPGKVAAGEADVMITDNVEAMLVAAHRPELYAVAPRDTFTKDDFGYMVPRDDPAFLNWMNLWIHQMMEKGEFQALKEKWIGK from the coding sequence ATGAAATTTCTCAAACGCACCCTTATTTCCTTTGTTATTTCATCGCTTCTCATCACGGCCAGTGCCCTGGCGGCTGAGAAATCCCTGCTGGATACGATTTCAGAGCGGGGCTATCTCCTTGTGGGCACCACCGGCGACTATAAGCCCTTCAGCTATCTGAACCCTGAAACAAAAGCGTACGAAGGCCATGATATCGACGCGGCCAGAAAGCTGGGCGAGGCGCTGGGGGTGGAGACGCGCTTTGTGGCGACCACATGGAAGACCCTGACCCGGGGGCTTCTTGAGGGAAAATATGATGTGGCCATGTGCGGCATCACCCGGACCCTTTCCCGTCAGAAGGTGGTGGGGCTGACCGCGTCCTACATCCGGGTGGGCAAATCCCCCCTGATCCGCAAGGCCGACAAAGAGCGCTTTAAAACACTGGCGGACATTGACCAGGCCGGTGTGAAAATCGGCGTCAACCCCGGCGGAACAAATGAGAAATTCGTTCGTGCCAACATCCGCCAAGCCGAGATCATCGTGGTTCCCAAGAACCTGGATATCCCCGGTAAGGTCGCAGCCGGTGAGGCGGACGTGATGATCACGGACAATGTGGAGGCCATGCTGGTGGCGGCTCACCGGCCCGAACTTTATGCGGTTGCCCCCCGGGACACCTTTACGAAGGATGACTTCGGCTATATGGTGCCAAGAGACGATCCTGCCTTTCTGAACTGGATGAACCTCTGGATACACCAGATGATGGAAAAGGGGGAATTTCAGGCCCTGAAAGAGAAGTGGATCGGGAAATAG